Proteins encoded in a region of the Thermodesulforhabdus norvegica genome:
- a CDS encoding short-chain fatty acid transporter, which produces MLERMGDSLCRWAQKYMPDPMIFAILLTILTYVMGLIFTDSGPFKMITYWYDGFWTLLAFGMQMCIILVTGYALATTPALQKVLRALAGVPKTSGGAAALVAFVACVAGLINWGLGLIVGAIFALEVARQGARSNIRLHYPLIVAAGYGGLAIWHMGLSGSAPLLVATENHFLAKEIGIIPVSETLGSAMNLTSIAVMLILVPLVFYLLAPKDASKIEPIRSELCEMPEEKGTVNKEEWTFADRLENSVLLSLIIGLAGLVYIIYYFATKGFALNLNIVNFTFLILGILLHRRPIAYVRAVAEGVRGCTGIILQFPFYAGIMGMMKFSGLVTVIANWFVALSTPTTYPVFTFISAGLVNLFVPSGGGQWAVQGPIMVKAAEALNFSIPKTIMALAYGDQWTNLFQPFWALPLLGICGVRARDIMGYCMAVMFIGIPVYIILLLLF; this is translated from the coding sequence ATGCTTGAGCGCATGGGAGATTCGTTGTGTCGGTGGGCTCAAAAGTACATGCCCGATCCAATGATCTTTGCAATCCTTCTGACGATCCTCACCTACGTCATGGGCTTAATCTTTACCGACAGCGGTCCCTTTAAGATGATAACCTACTGGTATGATGGATTCTGGACGCTACTGGCCTTTGGAATGCAGATGTGCATTATTCTGGTCACAGGCTATGCACTGGCTACTACTCCGGCGTTACAGAAAGTTCTGAGAGCTCTTGCAGGCGTGCCCAAAACCAGCGGGGGCGCCGCCGCACTGGTTGCTTTTGTTGCCTGTGTTGCCGGCCTTATCAACTGGGGGCTTGGTCTCATCGTCGGCGCAATCTTTGCCCTTGAAGTTGCCAGACAGGGAGCCAGGTCCAATATAAGGCTTCACTATCCTTTAATCGTTGCTGCTGGATATGGAGGTTTGGCTATATGGCACATGGGCCTGTCAGGTTCTGCTCCTCTGCTTGTTGCTACGGAAAATCACTTCCTTGCAAAGGAAATCGGTATAATCCCTGTGTCGGAAACACTGGGAAGCGCAATGAACCTGACCAGCATTGCCGTTATGTTGATCCTCGTACCTCTGGTTTTTTATCTCCTTGCTCCGAAGGATGCATCCAAAATTGAGCCTATAAGGTCGGAGCTTTGCGAAATGCCGGAAGAAAAGGGTACCGTGAACAAGGAGGAGTGGACCTTTGCCGATCGTCTGGAAAACAGCGTTCTGCTTTCGCTCATTATAGGCCTGGCAGGATTGGTCTACATTATCTATTACTTTGCAACCAAGGGTTTTGCCCTTAATCTCAACATTGTCAACTTTACGTTTTTGATACTCGGGATACTTCTCCACAGACGACCTATTGCCTATGTTCGCGCCGTTGCCGAAGGTGTCAGAGGTTGCACGGGTATAATCCTCCAGTTTCCTTTTTACGCCGGGATAATGGGCATGATGAAATTCTCGGGGCTGGTAACCGTCATTGCCAACTGGTTTGTGGCTCTGTCTACGCCGACCACATACCCTGTTTTTACCTTCATCAGTGCGGGACTGGTGAACCTTTTCGTTCCGTCCGGAGGTGGCCAGTGGGCTGTGCAGGGACCCATTATGGTGAAGGCCGCAGAAGCACTTAACTTCTCGATACCCAAAACCATAATGGCTCTCGCCTACGGCGATCAATGGACGAACCTCTTTCAACCTTTCTGGGCACTGCCTCTACTCGGTATATGCGGCGTCCGAGCCCGTGACATCATGGGATACTGTATGGCCGTGATGTTTATAGGCATTCCCGTTTATATAATCTTACTTCTTCTCTTCTGA
- a CDS encoding acetoacetate--CoA ligase has protein sequence MGKEPLWVPSGEVVEKANMTAFMRFVNEKYGRSFSSYRELYDWSVESISDFWAAVWDFCGIVASKPYEEVVDDPYRMPGAKWFQGARLNFAENLLRYRDDRVAIVFVGEQEQRRIITYRELYSLVGKISRALRELGVKAGDRVVGYMPNMIETVAFMLGATSIGAIWSSCAADMGPEAVYDRFGQVEPKVMITADGYFYKGKMFNTFANAVKLASRMPSLERVVVAKYSGADVDLSRLPNAVTFYEFVGKEDADPVFEQLPFDHPVYIMFSSGTTGKPKCMVQSAGGVLINHLKELKIHSDLRREDRIFYITTCSWMMWNWLVSSLGVGATVVLYDGNPLYPDPYAMWRMVDREGITIFGLSASYINALRKEGVSPGKECSLETLRQISQTGSALSADGFRYVYSDIKSDLHFNSISGGTDINGCFAIGSPIQPVYAGELQGPGLGMKVKAYDENGNPVWDREGELVCEAAAPSMPLYFWNDPEGKKYREAYFEYFPGKNVWRHGDYVIFHSDTGGITFLGRSDSVLKPSGVRIGTAEIYNQVENIPEIADSLAIGQQWEGDQRIILFVKMKEGYKLTDEVKAKIRKVLRENASPRHVPAKIIEVPDIPYTRNMKKVESAVTNIIHGRPVTNLEALVNPECLDYFKDHPELKS, from the coding sequence ATGGGTAAGGAGCCTTTGTGGGTACCGAGTGGGGAAGTTGTGGAAAAGGCCAATATGACGGCCTTTATGAGGTTTGTTAACGAAAAATACGGAAGGAGTTTTTCTTCCTATCGGGAGCTTTACGATTGGTCCGTCGAGAGTATATCCGATTTTTGGGCGGCCGTCTGGGATTTCTGCGGCATTGTGGCAAGTAAGCCTTACGAAGAGGTGGTGGACGATCCGTACAGGATGCCTGGTGCGAAATGGTTTCAGGGGGCGAGGCTCAATTTCGCCGAAAATTTGCTTCGCTATCGGGACGATCGGGTTGCAATTGTGTTCGTAGGCGAGCAGGAACAGAGAAGAATCATAACATACCGTGAGCTCTATTCTCTTGTGGGCAAGATTTCCCGGGCTTTGCGAGAACTGGGAGTCAAGGCCGGTGATCGGGTGGTGGGCTATATGCCCAATATGATCGAGACGGTGGCCTTCATGCTGGGAGCAACGAGCATTGGGGCCATCTGGTCGTCCTGTGCTGCCGACATGGGACCGGAAGCGGTTTACGATCGGTTCGGCCAGGTAGAACCCAAAGTCATGATTACTGCTGACGGTTACTTCTACAAGGGAAAAATGTTCAATACCTTTGCCAATGCCGTAAAGCTTGCCTCGAGGATGCCCTCTCTGGAGCGTGTCGTGGTGGCAAAGTATTCAGGTGCCGATGTGGATCTGTCCCGGCTTCCCAATGCCGTAACCTTTTACGAATTCGTCGGGAAGGAAGATGCAGATCCCGTATTTGAACAGCTTCCTTTCGATCACCCCGTTTACATAATGTTCTCCTCGGGAACGACGGGCAAACCCAAGTGCATGGTCCAGAGTGCCGGGGGCGTTCTTATAAATCATCTGAAGGAGCTCAAGATACATTCCGATCTCAGGCGGGAGGATCGGATCTTCTACATTACGACCTGTAGCTGGATGATGTGGAACTGGCTGGTGAGCTCTCTGGGGGTTGGTGCTACTGTCGTTCTTTATGACGGTAATCCTCTTTATCCCGACCCCTACGCAATGTGGCGCATGGTTGACCGGGAAGGTATTACCATCTTCGGTCTGAGCGCAAGCTACATCAATGCCCTCAGGAAGGAGGGGGTGTCCCCCGGAAAAGAATGCAGTCTGGAGACCCTGAGGCAGATTTCCCAGACCGGTTCGGCTCTTTCAGCCGACGGATTCCGTTACGTCTATTCGGACATTAAGTCGGATCTGCACTTTAACTCCATCTCCGGAGGCACGGACATAAATGGGTGCTTTGCAATAGGAAGCCCCATTCAGCCGGTTTATGCCGGGGAGCTTCAGGGGCCTGGTCTGGGTATGAAGGTTAAGGCCTATGACGAGAACGGTAATCCCGTGTGGGACAGAGAAGGCGAGCTGGTCTGCGAAGCCGCGGCTCCTTCAATGCCGCTCTATTTCTGGAATGACCCTGAGGGGAAGAAGTATAGAGAAGCCTATTTCGAGTATTTCCCGGGTAAAAACGTATGGCGTCACGGGGATTACGTGATCTTCCATTCCGATACGGGAGGTATTACATTCCTCGGCAGGTCGGATTCGGTTTTGAAGCCTTCGGGTGTAAGAATTGGGACCGCAGAAATATACAATCAGGTGGAAAACATTCCCGAGATTGCCGACAGCCTTGCAATAGGACAGCAGTGGGAAGGGGATCAGAGAATTATTCTTTTTGTGAAAATGAAAGAGGGGTATAAGCTGACTGATGAAGTAAAGGCAAAAATAAGGAAGGTGCTCAGGGAAAACGCATCGCCTCGGCATGTGCCTGCTAAAATCATCGAGGTTCCGGACATTCCTTACACGAGAAACATGAAGAAGGTGGAAAGCGCCGTTACCAACATCATACACGGGCGCCCCGTTACGAATCTGGAAGCACTGGTAAACCCCGAGTGCCTTGATTACTTCAAAGATCATCCCGAGCTGAAGTCTTAG
- a CDS encoding 3-keto-5-aminohexanoate cleavage protein: MAGNKGNKRIFTAAITGSIHTPSMSPYLPITPEDIIREVVAAYEAGAAVAHIHVRDPITGQPNADQDIYRKVAVEVKKQCNIILAFTTGGKLGEPVESRVKVVSNLSPEMASLNAGSLNFALFHVVDKIKEWKYEWEKEYLEATEDFIFPNTFKTIRQYLEIFYANNTKPEFEIYDLGMINNVAFLLEKGVIKRPLYIQFVLGILGGAPATVENLVYLVQTARKSLGDFEFSVCAAGRHQIPMCTTSLLLGGHVRVGLEDNLYLEKGVLAKSNAEQVGKIIRIARELGIEPATPDEAREILGLKGIDKVNY; this comes from the coding sequence ATGGCAGGAAACAAGGGAAACAAGAGAATTTTTACCGCTGCAATTACGGGTTCCATTCACACCCCGAGCATGTCGCCCTATCTTCCAATAACGCCGGAAGACATAATTCGGGAGGTTGTTGCGGCGTATGAAGCAGGAGCTGCAGTAGCCCACATCCATGTAAGAGACCCAATTACGGGTCAACCAAACGCAGATCAGGATATTTACCGTAAGGTGGCCGTTGAGGTAAAAAAGCAGTGCAACATAATACTTGCTTTTACGACGGGCGGGAAGTTAGGAGAGCCTGTAGAAAGCAGGGTAAAGGTGGTTTCCAATTTGTCTCCGGAAATGGCGTCCCTTAATGCAGGCTCCCTGAATTTTGCCCTGTTCCACGTGGTGGATAAAATTAAAGAGTGGAAATACGAGTGGGAGAAAGAATACCTTGAGGCAACAGAAGATTTTATTTTTCCCAATACTTTCAAAACCATCCGTCAATACCTGGAAATATTTTATGCCAATAATACCAAACCCGAGTTCGAAATCTACGATCTGGGTATGATCAATAATGTGGCCTTTTTACTCGAAAAGGGTGTAATAAAGCGGCCGCTGTACATTCAGTTCGTTCTCGGAATCCTGGGCGGCGCACCGGCAACGGTTGAAAACCTCGTTTATCTGGTTCAAACTGCACGAAAGAGCCTCGGAGACTTTGAATTTTCAGTATGTGCAGCAGGAAGGCATCAAATACCGATGTGCACAACCTCATTGTTGCTCGGAGGACATGTCCGTGTTGGCCTTGAGGATAATCTCTATCTAGAAAAGGGTGTGCTGGCAAAAAGTAATGCAGAGCAGGTCGGAAAGATCATCCGCATTGCCAGAGAGTTGGGAATCGAACCGGCGACCCCGGATGAAGCCCGGGAAATTCTCGGTCTAAAGGGAATTGATAAGGTCAATTACTAG
- a CDS encoding helix-turn-helix domain-containing protein, which produces MFKEEQIGRLIRKLRLERKMTQQMLADACGLTKGYLSKIENSKTAPPVSTLINIARALGVEINVFFSNGRPETSITLVKARDRVVVARDGSSFGYSYEPLAHTFPNRKMDPYLLTLPVKVKKQKVFQHEGQEMLFVLEGTMKFFHGDQEFIVEEGDCIYFDASVPHYGVCLGDKEVKCLMVIYSA; this is translated from the coding sequence ATGTTCAAAGAGGAACAGATAGGTCGTCTGATCAGAAAACTCCGTCTGGAAAGAAAGATGACTCAGCAAATGCTGGCCGATGCTTGTGGGCTGACCAAGGGGTATCTTTCAAAAATCGAAAATTCTAAAACGGCACCCCCGGTCTCCACTCTCATAAATATTGCAAGAGCACTGGGAGTGGAAATAAATGTCTTTTTCTCCAACGGAAGGCCGGAGACTTCTATAACACTGGTTAAGGCCAGAGACCGTGTTGTCGTTGCCCGTGATGGAAGCAGTTTCGGTTATTCTTATGAACCACTCGCACATACCTTTCCCAACAGGAAAATGGATCCTTATTTGCTGACCTTACCCGTAAAAGTCAAAAAACAGAAAGTCTTTCAACATGAAGGTCAGGAAATGTTGTTCGTTTTAGAAGGTACAATGAAGTTTTTCCACGGTGATCAGGAATTCATTGTGGAAGAAGGAGATTGCATCTATTTTGATGCCAGTGTTCCTCATTACGGAGTGTGCCTGGGCGATAAAGAGGTAAAATGCCTCATGGTGATTTACTCAGCCTGA